The genomic region CATGCTGGCCCGGTTTCAAAACGCCGAGCACCTCCGAATTCGAAAGCACGGCGGAGACCGGATAGAAGCCGCCGGACAACGCCTTGCCGATCAGTGTCACATCCGCCTCGATGCCCTCATGCTCTTCTGCAAGCAGCTTGCCGGTGCGGCCGAGACCGGTCTGGATTTCGTCGAGAATGAGCGTAATGCCATGCTTCGTGCAGAGGTCACGAACCCCGGCAAAATATCCAACTGGCGGCACGATCACGCCAGCTTCGCCCTGGATCGGCTCGACGAGGAACGCAACCGTATTTTCGCTGATCGCTTCGCGGAAGGCGTCGATGTCGCCGAAGGGAACGATCTTGAAACCCGGCGCGAAAGGCCCGAAGCCGATGCGGGCGTCCGGGTCGGTCGAAAAGCCGACGATGCCCATCGTACGGCCGTGGAAGTTGTTGGAGCAGACGATGATTTCGGCCTTGTCGTCGGCGACGCCCTTGACCTCGTATCCCCATTTGCGCACGGCCTTGATGGCGGTCTCGACCGCTTCGGCGCCGGAGTTCATCGGCAGCACCTTGTGCGAACCGGTGAGCGCCGCGATCTCCTCATAGAAATGCGCAAGCTGGTCGTTGCGGAAGGCGCGCGAGGTGAGCGTCAGCTTCTGCGCCTGTTCGATCATCGCCCTGAAGATCTTCGGATGACAATGGCCCTGGTTGACGGCGGAATAGGCCGAGAGGCAGTCGAGATAGCGATTGCCGTCGACGTCCCAGACATAGACGCCTTCGCCGCGCGAAAGCACGACGTCGAGTGGCTTGTAGTTATGGGCGCCCAGCCGGTATTCGGTTTCGATCA from Sinorhizobium garamanticum harbors:
- the rocD gene encoding ornithine--oxo-acid transaminase; the encoded protein is MTTTEALIETEYRLGAHNYKPLDVVLSRGEGVYVWDVDGNRYLDCLSAYSAVNQGHCHPKIFRAMIEQAQKLTLTSRAFRNDQLAHFYEEIAALTGSHKVLPMNSGAEAVETAIKAVRKWGYEVKGVADDKAEIIVCSNNFHGRTMGIVGFSTDPDARIGFGPFAPGFKIVPFGDIDAFREAISENTVAFLVEPIQGEAGVIVPPVGYFAGVRDLCTKHGITLILDEIQTGLGRTGKLLAEEHEGIEADVTLIGKALSGGFYPVSAVLSNSEVLGVLKPGQHGSTFGGNPLACAIARAALKALTEEGMIENSARMGERFQNGLRDVRSNIIKEVRGRGLMLAVELVPEAGGARKYCEALKARGILAKDTHGDTIRIAPPLVITEDQVDWAVEHFAAVLASA